In a genomic window of Chrysemys picta bellii isolate R12L10 chromosome 1, ASM1138683v2, whole genome shotgun sequence:
- the LOC101935970 gene encoding claudin-8: MQLRTSQHTPDLSWFEVAETAYLKGSWQKQDLFRRSISSAAYFFGFKQNCIRNLLSCLVSDGNMASGVLQIVGLVVGGIGLAGTFAVTGMPQWRVTAFIENNIIVFETIWEGLWMHCIRQANIRMQCKVYDSLLALSPDLQASRGLMCSASALSFLAFMIAIMGMKCTQCTGNNERIKGHILLAAGVLFILSGIVVFIPVCWVANTIIRDFYNPVVNVAQKRELGEALYIGWVSAFCLIAGGAIFCCFCRCNEKTRNYRFSAPSHHTSYKTHHMQRKTESSYSKSQYV, translated from the coding sequence ATGCAGCTACGTACTAGCCAGCATACACCAGATTTAAGCTGGTTTGAAGTCGCAGAGACTGCCTATTTAAAAGGTTCTTGGCAGAAACAAGATCTATTTCGGAGGAGCATCTCTTCAGCTGCTTATTTTTTCGGCTTCAAACAAAACTGCATTAGGAACTTGTTGTCCTGCCTTGTCTCAGACGGAAATATGGCCAGTGGTGTACTGCAAATCGTTGGATTGGTAGTTGGAGGCATTGGCTTAGCTGGGACTTTTGCAGTCACTGGCATGCCTCAGTGGAGAGTAACTGCCTTCATTGAAAACAACATTATAGTATTTGAGACCATTTGGGAAGGACTATGGATGCACTGCATCAGACAAGCCAACATCAGGATGCAGTGCAAAGTCTACGACTCCCTCTTGGCACTCTCACCTGATCTACAGGCATCCAGAGGACTGATGTGCTCTGCTTCAGCACTCTCATTTCTTGCTTTTATGATAGCCATTATGGGCATGAAGTGCACTCAGTGCACTGGGAACAACGAGCGAATCAAGGGTCACATTCTGCTAGCAGCTGGAGTTCTCTTCATCCTATCTGGTATTGTTGTGTTCATCCCAGTGTGTTGGGTTGCCAATACCATCATCAGAGACTTCTATAATCCAGTTGTCAACGTAGCACAAAAACGAGAACTTGGGGAGGCCCTCTACATAGGCTGGGTATCCGCATTCTGTCTCATCGCCGGGGGAGCAATATTCTGTTGCTTCTGCCGTTGTAATGAGAAAACCAGAAACTACAGGTTCTCAGCGCCTTCACATCATACATCTTACAAAACTCATCATATGCAAAGGAAAACTGAAAGCTCATATTCCAAAAGTCAGTATGTCTAG